GACCAGCAAGAGTTCCGCGACCTGCGCAAGCTTCGGGCCATCCTCGACCTCATGGAAGAACAGCGAACGCTGTACGCCCTGCTCCAGTCGTCGCTCGGGTCCGACGGGACTCGCGTGACGATCGGCAGCGAGCTCGGCAATGCCGACATGAGCGAGTGCAGCGTGCTGACGGTTCCGTATAAAGTGGGCGTTCGCAACGTCGGCGCGGTCGGCGTTCTCGGGCCGCGAAGGATGCACTACGCGCGACTCATCGCGCTCGTCAACTGCATGGCGGATAGCTTGAACGCGCTGTTCGCCGGCGAGTTCGACGACTGACGGCGGCGAGCGGCGGACCGAAGACATAGTGGCGACACATCGCGACCTTTACGAGATCCTCGGCCTTGCGCGCGGCGCGAGCGATGAGGATATCAAGAAAGCGTACCGGACGCTTGCACGCAAGCACCATCCCGACGTCGTCCGCGACGGCGATAAGTCGGCGGCCGAGACGAAGTTCAAAGAGATCAACGGGGCGTACGCGATCCTTTCCGATCCGCAAAAGCGGTCGCAATACGATCGCTTCGGCACGATCCCGGGCGCGGCCGGCCAAGGCGCAGGGGGCTTCGGCGCAGGCTTCGGCGGCGAAGGCATCGGCGACATCTTCGATCTGTTCTTCGGAGCCGCGAGCGCCGGCGGACGACGTCGAGCAGGTCCCGCACGCGGTGCCGACCTTCGCTACGACATCGAGGTCTCGTTCGAAGAAGTATTGAGCGGCGCGACGCGCCAGATCAAATTCACGCGCCCTGCGCGCTGCAACGCTTGCCGCGGGAGCGGATCGGCCGACGGTCACGCGCCGACGACGTGCCCCGAATGTCACGGTCAGGGTCAGGTGCGCGCAGTGCGGCAAACGCCGCTCGGCCAGTTCATGACGACCGGCACGTGCCTCAAGTGCGGCGGTACGGGTGGCGTCATCACGTCGCCGTGCAAGACATGCAAGGGCTCTGGTCGGCGCGACGAGCTGCAGCAGGTCGAAGTGAAGGTGCCGGCGGGCGTCGATGAAGGATCGCGCGTCCGCTTCCAAGGTCTTGGCGAAGCGGGCGAGCGCGGCGGCGCGTACGGCGATCTGTACGTCTACATCAATATCAAGCCGCACGACATCTTCGAGCGCGACGGGCCGGACCTCCATTGCGACACGGCGATCTCGTTCACGCAAGCGGCGCTCGGTGCGAAGCTCGAGCTCGAAGCGCTCGACGGCACCGCGACGATCGATCTGCCGGCCGGCACGCAGAACGGCACGACCTTCCGCATCGGCGGCCGCGGCCTGCCGAGGATGCAGCGCGGTGCTCGGGGGGATCTCATCGTCAACGTATTCGTCCGCGTGCCGAAGAAGCTCAGCCGCAAGCAGCGCGAGCTGCTCGAGGAATTCGCGCGCGCCGGCGGCGAGGAGTCGGAGGATCGCGGCTTCTTCAAGCGCGTCAAAGAAGCGTTCGGCGGCGAATGAAGTGGCGGCGCCTGACGTTGCGCGTCGGCGCTGCAGCCGTCGAGCAGGCGAACGCGCTGCTCGCCGCGGCGACCGGGGCGCAAACGTCGGTCGAAGAGATCGCCCCTCGCGGCGGATTCGGATCGGACGCCGAAAGGCGTCCGTCGCATTTCCGCGTCGCCGCCTACGTCAGCGGCGAGCGCGCGGCGCACGCGGAAAGAGCGTTGCGGGCTGCGCTCGCGCGGGCGCGGCGGCTGCGACTCTTCAAAGGCGTGCGCGCATCTGCGGCGACGGTGCGTGACGAGGATTGGGCGACCGGTTGGAAGCGCTACTACAAGCCGCTGCGAGTTGCGCGCGATGCGTTTGTCGTTCCGTCGTGGCGGCGCGATTTCACGCCGCCGCGCGGAGCGCGAGCGATCGTCCTCGATCCCGGGATGGCATTCGGCACGGGGCAGCACGCGACGACGAAAATGGCTCTCGATCTGCTGCTCGAGCGAGTTCGCCCGGGTGCGATCGTCATCGACGTCGGCTGCGGCTCAGGCATCCTCGGCATCGCCGCGGCGCAACGTGGTGCTCGCGTCTATGCATGCGACCAAGACTTGATCGCGGTCGCCGCGACGCGCGAGAACTTCCGCGCGAACGGTGTCCGCGCGGCGGCAGTGAAGCGCGCCTCGGGGATCCCGAAGACGTTTCCGCGCGCGATTCTTGTCGTCGCGAACATCACCGCCGACGTCCTGGAACCGCTGGCGCCCGAACTCGTTGCCGCGCTGCGCAAAGGTGGCTCGCTCGTCACGAGCGGCGTGACTCGACGCGGGCGGCGCACGCTCCTCGATGCATTCGCGCGGCGCGGACTGCGTCTCGACGTCGAGCGCCGCAGCGGCGAATGGTTCGCATTCGCGCACGTGAAAGAGCGCTGAGATGAGCGCCCCGCGTTTTTTCGTCGACGGCCCCGTCACGGCCGGCGCCACCATCGCGCTCCGTTCGGATGACGCGCATCATGCCTCGCACGTGCTGAGGATGCGCGCGGATGCGCCGATCGTCGTCGTCGCCGCCGGCGTCGCATGGGATGCCGTCATGGCGACTGCCGACTGCAAGACGGCCCATATACTTCGTCCGTCGCCGGACAGCGGCGGCGACATCGGGATCGACGTCACGGTATTGCAAGCGCTCATCAAAGGTGCGAAGTTCGACGACGTCGTCGAGAAATGCGTCGAGCTCGGCGCGAGTCGCATCGTACCGATGCGATGCGAGCGGAGCGAATCGGATGCGTCGGCGCACAAAGTCGATCGGTGGCGGCGCATCGCGCGCGCGGCCGCGCAGCAGTCGCGGCGGAATATCGTGCCGGCGGTCGACGACGTGCGATCGTTTGCCGAAGCGGTGTCAGCCATCGGGGTGCCGCTCCTCGTCGCATCGGAGCGCGCTCCAAAAGGTTCGCTCGCCGATGCGCTCCGCGCACACGCCGGCTCGACGGCTTTGGCGATCGCGGTCGGCCCGGAGGGAAGCTTCAGCGACGCTGAGCTCGCCGCCGCCAAGAATGCTGGTGCTGAATTCGTGTCGTTGGGGCCGGCGATCTTGCGGACGGAAACCGCAGCCGCTGCGTTGCTTGCGGCGATCGCCTCAGCACGCGTCTGGTAAGCCGAGCTTCGCTCGGCCTACTACGCTCCGCAAGGGCAAGGCCGCGGCGGTCGAGATAAATCTCGACCGCTCCCCAGATCTATAATCGCAACCGGTCGACGGCCGAGGCGAAGGCCGTGCGCGCATTTGCGAGGATGTTGTCACCATGGCCGACGATGAGCCGGTCGAAGTCGAGCGCTGCGATTCGATCGAGCTGCGATCGCAAGCGTCGCTTGTCGCGTGTGACGATAGGATAGAACCACGGGATGAACGGCCCCGATCTCGCACCCATGAGCGCGAAGAACGTGTTCGTCGGAAACGGCAGATCGGGCCCCACGTTAACGACCAGATCCGCGACGACCAGCGTCTTGCTCGGACGGTGCAAGAGGACGAACTCGTCGAGCCACACGTTGAGACCGTCGACCGCGATGATCTCGACGTCTACATCGACGTCGCTCGACTCGGACAAGCTGCGCACGTTTGACAGGCCTGCCGCCTTGCGCGCAAGGTCTGGTGCGACGAAGAGTCGAGCATCGGGATACGCGTCCGCCCACGCGCGCAGGTAGAGATCGTGCCACCAGCTCGGCCAAACGATCGTCGAAACGCGGCCGAGCGACTCCAAAGCGTCGCGCGTCGCATCGTCGACCTTCGCGGGCGAGTGGACGATCAGTCCGCCATCATGTTCGCGCATCACGGTCACCGCGTGCGGAAACTCGAGCGCACCGAAACGATACTGCGCGCGATGGCACCAGAGGCCGTCAGCTATCTGATCGAACATCGATATTCGCATTCAACGATAATCGGCGGCACCCGTCATGGAAGGTCGACCGCTACATGGGACAGAAGAAGAAGCCACGTGTCAAACGGTCATACCGTTTCCGTCGTCATCCCGACATATAATGAAGCCGGTGGGATCGAGCGGCTCATCGCCGGCCTGACGGATGTCTTCTCCAAAGCCACCATCAAAGGCGAGATCGTGATCGTCGACGACAATTCGCCGGACGGTACCGGCGCGCTCGTCGATGGTCTCGCTTCGAAGTTTCCGGTGCGCTGCGTCCACCGCGCAGGCAAGCTCGGTCTGTCGTCGGCCGTCATCGACGGATGGGCGACGTGCACGTCCGATATCCTCGGCTGCATGGACGGCGACTTCAGCCACGATCCGTCGATCATACCGGAACTCGTCGGCAGCATCGAGCGCGGCGAGTGCGAGCTCGCGATCGGCAGCCGTTACGTCAAAGGCGGCGGCATCACGAACTGGCCGCTGCGCAGACGCATCACGTCGAGCGTCGCGATCTCGCTCGCGAAACCGTTGACGCCCGTGAAGGACATCACGTCCGGTTATTTCTTCTGCAAGCGATCGGTTATCGACGGCGTCAAGCTCGATCCGATCGGATTCAAGATCGGGCTCGAAGTCATCGCGAAAGGGAAGTATCAGAAAGCGAAGGAAGTGCCGTACGTCTTCACAGATCGCACGCACGGCTCGAGCAAGCTGAACAGCGGCGAGATCTTCAACTACCTCAAGCAGCTGCGCAAGCTCTATTTCGGCGACCGCAACGGAAGGCGAGGGTAAACGCCGTGGCGCCAACACCGAACTGGCTGCGACGCCGCGCTCCGAAACCGGAAGCGTCATCCGACCCGTTGTGGGTCGTCTGCCCCGAGTGCAACGAGCGGGTCTACAAGAAGGACCTAGCCGAGCGCTTGTTCGTCTGCCCCAAGTGCGGCCATCATTTCCGGCTCGGCTCGCTCGATCGCGTCGCGCTGCTCGCCGACGGTGACTTCCACGAGATCGGCGCCAACCTCGTCACAGGCGATCCGTTGCAGTGGGTCGACCGGATGCCGTATCCGCAGAAGACCGCGCAAGATCGTTCGAAGTCCGGCATGCTCGAGAGCATCGTCGTCGGCACATGCCGAATCGGCGGCATCGACGTCGGGCTCGGCGTCATGGATTTCGCTTTCCGCGGCGGCACGATGGGCAGCGTCGTCGGCGAGAAGATCGCGATGCTGCTCGAAGAGTGCGGACGCCGCAAGGTGCCCGCGGTCCTCGTCTGCGCATCGGGCGGCGCACGCATGGAAGAAGGCGTCATCGCGCTCATGCAGATGGCGAAGACGAGCCTCGCCGTACAGCGGCTCGGCGCGCTCGGCGTGCCCTTCGTCACGGTCCTCACCGATCCGACGACGGGCGGCGTCTCCGCATCGTTCGGATTCCAAGCAGACGTCATCATCGCGGAGACCGGTGCGGCTATCGGCTTCGCAGGCCGGCGAGTCATCGATCAGACGATCCGTCAGAAACTGCCCGAAGGCTTCCAGTCGGCCGAGTTCTTGCTCGAACACGGTCAAGTCGACATGGTCGTGCGGCGCACCGAGCTCAAGGGCTGCCTCACGAACGTGCTCCGGTTGCTGACGATGAAGGTGCCGGCATGAACGTCATCGTCGAACTCGAGAAAGAAGTCACCGAGCTCGAAGCCATCTTACGCGACCTCAAGAATCGTCAGCGGGAGACGCAGGGCGTCGACCTGACGCCGAAGATCCGCGAGCTCGAGGAGAAGACGCTCGAGCTCAGAGCTGAGATATTCGGCAACCTCACGCCGTGGCAGCGCGTCCACATGGCGCGCCATCCGAAACGACCGCTCGCGCTCGACTACATCTCGCGGCTCGACGATTTCGTCGAACTGCACGGTGACAGGACGTATCGCGACGATCCGTCGATCGTCGCGGGCCTCGGCGTGCTCGGTGGGATCCCGATCTGCGTCATCGGCGAGCAGAAAGGCCGCGACACGAAGGAAAATCTCTATCGCAACTTCGGCATGCCGCATCCCGAAGGCTACCGAAAGGCGCAGCGCATCATGCGCCTCGCCGAGAAGTTCCACCGTCCGCTCGTCACGTTCATCGATACGCCCGGCGCATATCCGGGCATCGGAGCCGAAGAGCGCGGTCAATCGGAAGCGATCGCGACATCCCTGAAGCTGCTCGCGGGTCTGCGAACGCCCGTCGTCGTCAACGTCACGGGCGAGGGCGGCAGCGGCGGTGCGCTCGCGATCGGGCTCGGCGACCATATCGTCATGCTCCAGCACTCGATATATTCGGTCGCATCGCCCGAACCCGCCGCCACGATCCTCTGGCGCGACGCGACGAAGGCCGAAGAGGCGGCAAAACGCTTGCG
The Candidatus Eremiobacteraceae bacterium DNA segment above includes these coding regions:
- the dnaJ gene encoding molecular chaperone DnaJ, whose translation is MATHRDLYEILGLARGASDEDIKKAYRTLARKHHPDVVRDGDKSAAETKFKEINGAYAILSDPQKRSQYDRFGTIPGAAGQGAGGFGAGFGGEGIGDIFDLFFGAASAGGRRRAGPARGADLRYDIEVSFEEVLSGATRQIKFTRPARCNACRGSGSADGHAPTTCPECHGQGQVRAVRQTPLGQFMTTGTCLKCGGTGGVITSPCKTCKGSGRRDELQQVEVKVPAGVDEGSRVRFQGLGEAGERGGAYGDLYVYINIKPHDIFERDGPDLHCDTAISFTQAALGAKLELEALDGTATIDLPAGTQNGTTFRIGGRGLPRMQRGARGDLIVNVFVRVPKKLSRKQRELLEEFARAGGEESEDRGFFKRVKEAFGGE
- a CDS encoding RsmE family RNA methyltransferase, whose protein sequence is MSAPRFFVDGPVTAGATIALRSDDAHHASHVLRMRADAPIVVVAAGVAWDAVMATADCKTAHILRPSPDSGGDIGIDVTVLQALIKGAKFDDVVEKCVELGASRIVPMRCERSESDASAHKVDRWRRIARAAAQQSRRNIVPAVDDVRSFAEAVSAIGVPLLVASERAPKGSLADALRAHAGSTALAIAVGPEGSFSDAELAAAKNAGAEFVSLGPAILRTETAAAALLAAIASARVW
- the accD gene encoding acetyl-CoA carboxylase, carboxyltransferase subunit beta translates to MAPTPNWLRRRAPKPEASSDPLWVVCPECNERVYKKDLAERLFVCPKCGHHFRLGSLDRVALLADGDFHEIGANLVTGDPLQWVDRMPYPQKTAQDRSKSGMLESIVVGTCRIGGIDVGLGVMDFAFRGGTMGSVVGEKIAMLLEECGRRKVPAVLVCASGGARMEEGVIALMQMAKTSLAVQRLGALGVPFVTVLTDPTTGGVSASFGFQADVIIAETGAAIGFAGRRVIDQTIRQKLPEGFQSAEFLLEHGQVDMVVRRTELKGCLTNVLRLLTMKVPA
- a CDS encoding 50S ribosomal protein L11 methyltransferase, which gives rise to MKWRRLTLRVGAAAVEQANALLAAATGAQTSVEEIAPRGGFGSDAERRPSHFRVAAYVSGERAAHAERALRAALARARRLRLFKGVRASAATVRDEDWATGWKRYYKPLRVARDAFVVPSWRRDFTPPRGARAIVLDPGMAFGTGQHATTKMALDLLLERVRPGAIVIDVGCGSGILGIAAAQRGARVYACDQDLIAVAATRENFRANGVRAAAVKRASGIPKTFPRAILVVANITADVLEPLAPELVAALRKGGSLVTSGVTRRGRRTLLDAFARRGLRLDVERRSGEWFAFAHVKER
- a CDS encoding DUF4336 domain-containing protein is translated as MRISMFDQIADGLWCHRAQYRFGALEFPHAVTVMREHDGGLIVHSPAKVDDATRDALESLGRVSTIVWPSWWHDLYLRAWADAYPDARLFVAPDLARKAAGLSNVRSLSESSDVDVDVEIIAVDGLNVWLDEFVLLHRPSKTLVVADLVVNVGPDLPFPTNTFFALMGARSGPFIPWFYPIVTRDKRRLRSQLDRIAALDFDRLIVGHGDNILANARTAFASAVDRLRL
- a CDS encoding acetyl-CoA carboxylase carboxyltransferase subunit alpha, yielding MNVIVELEKEVTELEAILRDLKNRQRETQGVDLTPKIRELEEKTLELRAEIFGNLTPWQRVHMARHPKRPLALDYISRLDDFVELHGDRTYRDDPSIVAGLGVLGGIPICVIGEQKGRDTKENLYRNFGMPHPEGYRKAQRIMRLAEKFHRPLVTFIDTPGAYPGIGAEERGQSEAIATSLKLLAGLRTPVVVNVTGEGGSGGALAIGLGDHIVMLQHSIYSVASPEPAATILWRDATKAEEAAKRLRLTSDDLFEFGIVDEIIDEPLGGAQRDPDGTIAKVLDADRRAIDRLMKLDAETLLDRRYEKYRKLGSHTELVHDRAAR
- a CDS encoding polyprenol monophosphomannose synthase; this translates as MSNGHTVSVVIPTYNEAGGIERLIAGLTDVFSKATIKGEIVIVDDNSPDGTGALVDGLASKFPVRCVHRAGKLGLSSAVIDGWATCTSDILGCMDGDFSHDPSIIPELVGSIERGECELAIGSRYVKGGGITNWPLRRRITSSVAISLAKPLTPVKDITSGYFFCKRSVIDGVKLDPIGFKIGLEVIAKGKYQKAKEVPYVFTDRTHGSSKLNSGEIFNYLKQLRKLYFGDRNGRRG